A region of Paractinoplanes abujensis DNA encodes the following proteins:
- a CDS encoding arsenate reductase/protein-tyrosine-phosphatase family protein yields MAAFTVLHVCMGNICRSPMAERLLARAVRDRTGEQGDQLVHSVSAGTGGWHEGEEMNPPAARQVKARGGSDTGFEARKLRGDFIDEADLVLTATADQYDYVIALRPDAAARTFVTGEFGRLLRAVDASALPAAEPEPEAVRARGIAIVAAVRELRGDDAPLPSDDLDDPWGRGDQTFQRVGDEIEDTTVPFAKLLLP; encoded by the coding sequence GTGGCCGCCTTCACCGTCCTGCACGTCTGCATGGGCAACATCTGCCGCTCCCCGATGGCCGAGCGCCTGCTGGCCCGGGCCGTCCGCGACCGCACCGGCGAGCAGGGCGACCAGCTGGTGCACAGCGTCAGCGCCGGCACCGGCGGCTGGCACGAGGGCGAGGAGATGAACCCGCCCGCCGCCCGTCAGGTCAAGGCGCGCGGCGGCTCCGACACCGGCTTCGAGGCCCGCAAGCTGCGCGGCGACTTCATCGACGAGGCCGACCTGGTTCTCACCGCCACCGCCGACCAGTACGACTACGTGATCGCGCTGCGTCCCGACGCGGCCGCCCGCACATTCGTCACCGGCGAGTTCGGGCGGCTGCTGCGCGCGGTCGACGCGAGCGCGCTGCCCGCGGCCGAGCCGGAGCCCGAGGCCGTACGGGCGCGCGGGATCGCCATCGTTGCCGCCGTGCGGGAGCTGCGGGGCGACGACGCTCCGCTGCCGTCCGACGACCTCGACGACCCGTGGGGCCGGGGCGACCAGACGTTCCAGCGCGTCGGCGACGAGATCGAGGACACGACGGTCCCGTTCGCCAAGCTCCTCCTCCCGTGA
- a CDS encoding L-threonylcarbamoyladenylate synthase yields the protein MSVVRPDAEGLRRAVEVLRADSVVAFPTETVYGLGANAFSEKAVSEIYRLKNRPAWNPLIVHVANVEAARALAETWPGAADELAAQFWPGPLTLVVPRARHLAGVGASNDTIAIRIPAHEVALRLLEASGLPLAAPSANRSEGISPTTAEHVLRSLPDVPLVLDGGPASWGIESTVLDLTAETPRLLRPGALPLRTIREVVGSISLPDEGPVDGAVRPSPGMSRRHYAPRATLLLVKDLDQTGLSGPVGVLAYEGAGVEGAEILSSDPREYAADLYAALHRLDDAGVATILALEPPQTEDWLAVRDRLGRAAAK from the coding sequence GTGAGCGTCGTCCGGCCCGATGCCGAGGGTCTGCGCCGCGCGGTCGAGGTGCTGCGGGCCGACTCGGTGGTCGCGTTTCCCACCGAGACGGTGTACGGGCTGGGCGCGAACGCGTTCTCCGAGAAGGCCGTGAGCGAGATCTACCGCCTCAAGAACCGGCCCGCCTGGAACCCGCTGATCGTGCACGTGGCGAACGTCGAAGCCGCCCGCGCTCTCGCCGAGACCTGGCCCGGCGCGGCCGACGAGCTGGCCGCCCAGTTCTGGCCGGGGCCGCTCACGCTGGTCGTGCCGCGGGCCCGCCACCTGGCCGGGGTGGGCGCGAGCAACGACACCATCGCGATCCGGATCCCGGCCCACGAGGTGGCGCTGCGGCTGCTCGAGGCGTCGGGGCTGCCGCTCGCCGCGCCCAGCGCCAACCGCTCCGAGGGCATCTCGCCCACCACCGCCGAGCACGTGCTGCGCAGCCTGCCCGACGTGCCGCTGGTGCTCGACGGGGGCCCGGCGTCGTGGGGCATCGAGTCGACGGTGCTCGACCTGACCGCGGAGACGCCCCGGCTGCTGCGGCCGGGCGCGCTGCCGTTGCGGACGATCCGCGAGGTGGTCGGCTCGATCTCGCTGCCCGACGAGGGCCCGGTCGACGGCGCCGTGCGCCCCTCGCCCGGCATGAGCCGCCGGCACTACGCCCCGCGGGCCACCCTGCTGCTGGTCAAGGACCTGGATCAGACCGGTCTGTCCGGCCCGGTCGGGGTGCTCGCCTACGAGGGCGCGGGGGTCGAGGGCGCGGAGATCCTCTCGTCCGACCCCCGCGAGTACGCCGCCGACCTGTACGCCGCCCTGCACCGCCTGGACGACGCGGGCGTGGCGACGATCCTGGCCTTGGAGCCGCCGCAGACCGAGGACTGGTTGGCCGTCCGCGACCGCCTGGGCCGGGCCGCGGCTAAGTAG